The genomic stretch AGATTAGGAAGCCAATTTCCCCTCGGGCGCACATGGCGAGGGCTAGTATAAGTGGCGGGTGCAGCGAAAAAGGTTTTTGTGCATTGCACGAGCTTCTTCTGTCGCCGTTTGTGGCGTTTGTGGCGTTTGTCGATGATGTCCGGGAACGCATCTGCGTGGGGGTGGCTCCTGCCTCAGTAGTCGGTTGTGTATGGTCGCTCTTTCCCCATAGGTGAGGTATCGAGGGCAATTGCACCTTGGATAAGAGCTTACGGGGCGTGCCTGGGCCCGAGACTGCTGGGAGTCGAACAAGCCAAAGACCGCATGCAAGCTTTCCCACTGCCATCAGGATGGTGTACAAGAGGCCTCGCCAGACAATGGCGCCTCTAAACATGCGTGTAATGGGTATGGAGAAGCCGACGGATGCAAAAAAGAACGGCTGCAGTATCTTGGACACTGCTGGTTGGTAGTAGTGCTCGTACATGTCAGAGCCGCCGGTTTGATGCGTGGCTTTGTCTGGCTCCAACTGGCGAGAATGCTTTGAAGCGCTGTTTTGATCAACTTCAGTTCTTGGTGTATTCGTGAAGATGCCATCTTATTCGACGGCTGGGGTGGAATTCGAGGATGCACCTGCTCTTACTCCAGTAGCACCTGCAGGTGTCTTTTCGTTTACAAACTCTGACGTCGGATAGATAGGATGGGCTACCTCAGAGTCCCACCAACTGATAGCGGCTCCAGCAATATAAGCTGCAAACAAGTTTGATGTGCCTGCATAGGCAGCGCCCGTGACCAGACCAATTAGAATCAATGTATGAATCGTGAAGGCTGTCTGGCTTTTCTGCAATAGACTATTCCATGGTGCATTTGGATCAGCCTCGCGGTACGAGTTGAGCCATGCTGTCACAGGCTTCGCAACAAAGAGACAAAGGAGCGGAGCAACTAGAGCAAAAGCAATCGAGACAAGCACCGGACGAGCCACGGTGACCCAACTAAAACTGTCGTCGCCCAGGTTAGAAATGACCTGCACCATGACTAGGCCAACAACGTCGTCCATGATTGCCGCGCTCGTGAGGACGACGCCTAAGCGGGAGGACGCTAGACCACTTGAGGCGAGAAGTGTAAAGGTTGTCCCTAGGCTAGTGGAGCATAAAGCAGCGCCCGCAGCAAAGGCCTGCACGGGAGTTGCATCTAGTAGACCCTGCAGGGTGTAGGAAAGACCAATGGGGAGCGCGATGCCGGTCAGAGCGACAGCCGAAAACAAGAGCAGATTGGCTTTTAGAGACGGGAACGAAGTAGAGAGGCCACCTGTTTTGTGTTTAGTAGCATGTTGAACATGACCGACGCTTCGGCATTTGGCAATATCATCTTCTACCAGTACCAGCCGAATCTTGGCACGCAGGTGGAGGAAAGGACATGCCTTCATAAACTAGGAGTATCAGGCCCAAGTAGCCTAGCTGCACGACGCTCTCTTGTAGGCTTGCTGCAAGCCATTGAGCACCTGGGGCACCCCATGCGATGCCCACCAAGACCTGGCCGAGCAAGCCACAGTGCAAGAGGGTATCGAGGGCAGCATTGATGATATTTAAAAACAGTAGAAACGATGTGAGTACCAAGATGCTAACTATGCCGGGCTCGTGATAAGGCAGCGATGCGGTACCTTGAGACACGTCTACAGCCATGATGCAGGCAAGGGAAATGGCCCGCCTATATGCGTGCGGTGCCTATACCGTGTAGTTCAATGCGCCACAAGGCGAGTGGAGTGGAGACGCCAACAGCTCCCAAGAGAAGACACAATGTAAGCGCTGCACCTCTCTCTTGCCCACGTCCTTTTCCTGATGTCAGCGACAGAGATTGGACAGACAAAAGTGATGTGATGATGTGATTATATTGCGGACAGAGATCTAGGCCAACGACAAGCAGACGTTGGCCTCAGTCTGACAGGCCCGAGTGGATCTAGGGGCCCCGCTACCGTGGCCAGGGTCCCATCGACGGCCAGCCGAGTCCGCGCCCGCCGTCACCCCATTGATTGTTTTGGGCCAGCGGAAAACACGCGGCTACGCAATCACAGCAAAACATTCGGTTTTATCCAAACATACATATTCCTACCCGCATGTGCCCCATCTCCGCCGGAACCCTGATGCACACCAACTATGGCGCCGCTTGAACAGCAATGGGTTAAGGTCCAACAAAAGACATTCACCAAATGGTACGCCTCTCCCTACCCCCTCCCCATGGCCCCAACCCACGGCTAACCACGCCGTTGCAGGCTGAACAGCAAACTTAAGATACGCGAGGTTGAGATCAAAGACCTTATCATCGACCTCTCCGATGGCGTACGTGCCCGCCCCGCCTGGGCCTGACGCCGGCTCTCCCCACCTCCGTCTCTCTAACATGCTTTCAGATTATACTCATACACCTCCTCGAGATCCTCAGCAACGAATCCCTAGGTCGCTATGCCTCCCGGCCGAAGCTACGGGTCCAGAAGTTTGAGAACGTCAACAAGTCACTGGATTTCATCCGGAGTAGGAGGATCCAGCTTACCAACACGGGTGCCGAGGATGTCGTCGACGGCAACAGCAAGATTATCCTCGGCCTGATATGGACTCTTATTCTGCGTTTCACTATTAGCGACATCAACGAAGAAGGTCTGAGCGCCAAGGAGGGTCTCCTGTTATGGTGTCAGAGGAAGACGGCCTGCTACGACGAAGTTGAAGTTCGGGACTTCTCGACAAGTTGGAACGATGGTCTAGCGTTGTGCGTAACACCATCAGATGTTTCGTTTCCAAAACTAATACTTATACAGCTGTGCTCTCCTTGACATCCACCGCCCAGATCTTATTGACTACGACAGTCTCGACAAGAGCGACCACCGCGGAAACATGCAGCTCGCCTTCGACATTGCCTCCAAGGAAATTGGCATCCCTGACCTCCTCGATGTCGAGGACGTGTGCGACGTAGCGAAGCCCGATGAGCGCTCTCTCATGACATACATTGCCTACTGGTTCCACGCCTTTTCGCAGATGGAGCGGGTAGAGAATGCTGGTCGACGAGTCGAAAAGTTTGTTGCCAATATGCAGGGGGCTTGGCAGATGCAGAACGACTTCGAACGGCGCATGCGCGAGCTCCTAGCCCAGATCGCAAAGCAGAAGACACAATGGGAGGAGGCCACGTTCGACGGCACCTACACAGACGCCCGGAACCAGTCATCCGAGTTCACAGCATGGAAGCGCAAAAACAAGCGGACATGGGTAGCTGAGAAGTCGGATCTAGTTGGGCTGTTGGGTAACATCAGAACCAAACTAGCCACATACCGATTACGGCCCTACGACCCTCCAGCCGAGCTCAGCCTTGAAGCACTCGATGCGGCCTGGACAGGCTTGATGAAGGCCGAACGACAACGCTCCCAGGTCATCAACGAGACTATCAGGGACATCAAGAACGCTCTACGGAAATCTTTCGCCGACAAGGCAAACGACTTTGCTCTCGCTCTCAACACCCTATCCACATCGATATCAGCGTTGGAAGGAGACGTTGACGACCAACTCGAGCATACGAAAGAGATCAGCAAGTCGCTTTCACCACTAGACGAATACCTAAACCTCATAGCTTCCATTGATGAGCAGTGCGCCGAAGCGAACATTGAGGAAAATGACTTTACAACATATACATACGACGAACTGGAGTATGAACTAGGTCTGGTTCGCAACTCGGTATCCAAGAAGCTTGCATTTCTGGAGAACCAAATGGTTGCGCGTAACATGACCAACCTGACCCCGATACAACTCGAGGAGTTTGAATCCGTCTTCAGGCATTTCGACCGCGATGTATCCAACTCACTGGCGGAACTGGAATTCTCGGCAGCATTGGCAAGTTTAGGCTTAGTCTACGACGAGGAAGAGATGCATGAGAGATTCCGCGAGACGAGTGGCGGCCGAGACTATGTTACTTTTGAACAGTTCATCCGCTTCATGGTCGACGAGACAGAAGATCAAAATACCGCCGAGCAAGTCTTTGAGTCGTTCAAGGAGGTTG from Pyrenophora tritici-repentis strain M4 chromosome 1, whole genome shotgun sequence encodes the following:
- a CDS encoding SAC6, Ca2+-binding actin-bundling protein fimbrin-plastin (EF-Hand superfamily), translating into MQLAFDIASKEIGIPDLLDVEDVCDVAKPDERSLMTYIAYWFHAFSQMERVENAGRRVEKFVANMQGAWQMQNDFERRMRELLAQIAKQKTQWEEATFDGTYTDARNQSSEFTAWKRKNKRTWVAEKSDLVGLLGNIRTKLATYRLRPYDPPAELSLEALDAAWTGLMKAERQRSQVINETIRDIKNALRKSFADKANDFALALNTLSTSISALEGDVDDQLEHTKEISKSLSPLDEYLNLIASIDEQCAEANIEENDFTTYTYDELEYELGLVRNSVSKKLAFLENQMVARNMTNLTPIQLEEFESVFRHFDRDVSNSLAELEFSAALASLGLVYDEEEMHERFRETSGGRDYVTFEQFIRFMVDETEDQNTAEQVFESFKEVADGKPYVTELDLRHSLVPDEVIEDLLSTMPEHQGPDMQEDRDLPKFDYITYMQRYMGIDRANANGNGVVEQVNGE